A window of Amphiura filiformis unplaced genomic scaffold, Afil_fr2py scaffold_310, whole genome shotgun sequence contains these coding sequences:
- the LOC140145471 gene encoding uncharacterized protein isoform X4: MEIIIHCSVFIAILAAFPVFCSDILDNATLVEPMPEQESPPIVTMSKYEGHFKESYSGKPEENLELFLARFELNSQLRDFADAKKHLALNLRLKGNASIWVSTLPDGQKDTYEHLKAALIEHFQGNDMKWVNESKLSSRIQTEAESLDDYFSDILTLCHRLGKSEQEKLTHFICGLKPNLRAFVISKEPESIDKAVHFARLAQTVTNLPSTPSVNLQEQRKDSFAAKMIRYLEIGDLPDDNKEARNILLESEHYFLHEGGLFHIWSTPAKRHFPERTTVQLYVPYSYIDTILNAHHDQALAAHFGFHKTYASIRKRYFWRGMYKDIDNWIRSCVSCASRKTPKHKVIAPLMTMEVPGPFERVSVDILGPLPISTSGSRYVLCFTDHCTRWPILVPIKNMDASTVAHCFYKEVICNHGCPRFLLSDRGTNFLSKLMLEVCRIMTTNKLNTSSYHPQCNAVQERFNAVILDTISHYVNKFQTDWDDYLPSIQFAYRTSSTDNSVGFSPFFLLYGREAILPMDVALLEPERLTDRTVREHIKQLVTQLETTREISKHHLQQNQQTMKKRYDQHATDVQYQFYTEWNSEGTLPHELRIF; this comes from the exons ATGGAAATAATAATTCATTGCAGTGTATTCATTGCTATTTTAGCCGCTTTcccagtcttttgttcagatatttTGGATAACGCTACGCTTGTTGAACCAATGCCAGAACAAGAGTCACCACCGATAGTCACCATGTCTAAATATGAAGGGCATTTTAAAGAATCGTATTCTGGCAAACCAGAAGAGAATTTAGAATTGTTTTTGGCACGATTTGAATTAAATTCTCAGTTGCGTGATTTCGCAGATGCAAAGAAACACTTGGCCCTTAATCTTAGATTAAAAGGAAATGCATCAATTTGGGTTTCAACTCTGCCAGACGGTCAGAAAGACACATATGAGCATTTAAAGGCAGCATTAATTGAGCATTTTCAGGGTAATGACATGAAATGGGTTAACGAATCGAAATTATCAAGCCGTATTCAAACCGAGGCTGAGTCTCTGGATGACTATTTCTCAGATATCTTGACGCTTTGTCACAGACTAGGTAAATCTGAACAAGAAAAGTTGACTCATTTCATATGTGGTTTAAAACCTAACTTACGTGCTTTTGTTATTTCAAAGGAACCTGAATCTATAGACAAAGCAGTGCATTTTGCACGCCTTGCCCAGACAGTTACGAATCTTCCATCCACCCCATCAGTGAACTTG CAGGAACAAAGAAAAGACTCCTTTGCAGCCAAGATGATCAGATACCTTGAGATAGGCGATCTCCCAGATGACAACAAAGAAGCTCGTAATATACTGCTAGAGTCTGAACATTATTTCTTACATGAAGGTGGGTTATTTCATATCTGGTCCACTCCAGCAAAACGTCATTTTCCTGAAAGGACCACTGTACAATTGTATGTACCGTATAGTTACATTGATACAATTTTGAATGCTCATCATGATCAAGCCCTTGCTGCTCATTTTGGATTTCACAAAACTTATGCCAGTATTCGAAAAAGATATTTTTGGAGAGGTATGTACAAAGATATTGATAATTGGATTAGATCATGCGTTTCATGTGCTAGTAGAAAAACACCTAAGCATAAAGTAATTGCTCCGTTAATGACCATGGAAGTTCCTGGACCATTTGAGAGAGTAAGTGTCGATATTTTAGGTCCACTTCCTATATCTACTTCAGGCAGTAGATACGTCTTGTGTTTCACGGATCACTGCACAAGGTGGCCAATTTTGGTCCCAATAAAAAATATGGATGCTAGTACTGTagctcactgtttttacaaagagGTGATATGTAATCATGGTTGTCCAAGGTTTCTTCTAAGTGACAGAGGCACAAATTTCCTGTCAAAGCTGATGCTCGAAGTTTGTCGtatcatgacaacaaataaactcaACACCAGTTCATATCATCCTCAGTGTAACGCAGTACAAGAACGTTTTAATGCTGTTATACTAGACACTATTTCTCATTATGTCAATAAGTTTCAAACAGATTGGGATGACTACCTGCCATCAATCCAGTTTGCGTACAGAACCAGTTCTACTGACAACAGCGTAGGATTCAGCCCGTTTTTCTTACTCTACGGAAGAGAAGCAATCTTACCAATGGATGTTGCCTTACTGGAGCCAGAACGTTTAACAGATAGAACCGTGAGAGAACACATCAAGCAACTGGTAACTCAGCTGGAAACGACTAGGGAAATCTCCAAGCATCATCTACAGCAAAATCAACAGACCATGAAAAAGCGGTATGATCAACACGCCACTGATGTCCAATATCAG TTTTATACAGAATGGAATTCAGAGGGTACCCTCCCCCATGAACTTAGGATCTTCTAG
- the LOC140145471 gene encoding uncharacterized protein isoform X3, which translates to MEIIIHCSVFIAILAAFPVFCSDILDNATLVEPMPEQESPPIVTMSKYEGHFKESYSGKPEENLELFLARFELNSQLRDFADAKKHLALNLRLKGNASIWVSTLPDGQKDTYEHLKAALIEHFQGNDMKWVNESKLSSRIQTEAESLDDYFSDILTLCHRLGKSEQEKLTHFICGLKPNLRAFVISKEPESIDKAVHFARLAQTVTNLPSTPSVNLQEQRKDSFAAKMIRYLEIGDLPDDNKEARNILLESEHYFLHEGGLFHIWSTPAKRHFPERTTVQLYVPYSYIDTILNAHHDQALAAHFGFHKTYASIRKRYFWRGMYKDIDNWIRSCVSCASRKTPKHKVIAPLMTMEVPGPFERVSVDILGPLPISTSGSRYVLCFTDHCTRWPILVPIKNMDASTVAHCFYKEVICNHGCPRFLLSDRGTNFLSKLMLEVCRIMTTNKLNTSSYHPQCNAVQERFNAVILDTISHYVNKFQTDWDDYLPSIQFAYRTSSTDNSVGFSPFFLLYGREAILPMDVALLEPERLTDRTVREHIKQLVTQLETTREISKHHLQQNQQTMKKRYDQHATDVQYQNGIQRVPSPMNLGSSSSFILLDLTTATCSISGVCISARDAYAS; encoded by the exons ATGGAAATAATAATTCATTGCAGTGTATTCATTGCTATTTTAGCCGCTTTcccagtcttttgttcagatatttTGGATAACGCTACGCTTGTTGAACCAATGCCAGAACAAGAGTCACCACCGATAGTCACCATGTCTAAATATGAAGGGCATTTTAAAGAATCGTATTCTGGCAAACCAGAAGAGAATTTAGAATTGTTTTTGGCACGATTTGAATTAAATTCTCAGTTGCGTGATTTCGCAGATGCAAAGAAACACTTGGCCCTTAATCTTAGATTAAAAGGAAATGCATCAATTTGGGTTTCAACTCTGCCAGACGGTCAGAAAGACACATATGAGCATTTAAAGGCAGCATTAATTGAGCATTTTCAGGGTAATGACATGAAATGGGTTAACGAATCGAAATTATCAAGCCGTATTCAAACCGAGGCTGAGTCTCTGGATGACTATTTCTCAGATATCTTGACGCTTTGTCACAGACTAGGTAAATCTGAACAAGAAAAGTTGACTCATTTCATATGTGGTTTAAAACCTAACTTACGTGCTTTTGTTATTTCAAAGGAACCTGAATCTATAGACAAAGCAGTGCATTTTGCACGCCTTGCCCAGACAGTTACGAATCTTCCATCCACCCCATCAGTGAACTTG CAGGAACAAAGAAAAGACTCCTTTGCAGCCAAGATGATCAGATACCTTGAGATAGGCGATCTCCCAGATGACAACAAAGAAGCTCGTAATATACTGCTAGAGTCTGAACATTATTTCTTACATGAAGGTGGGTTATTTCATATCTGGTCCACTCCAGCAAAACGTCATTTTCCTGAAAGGACCACTGTACAATTGTATGTACCGTATAGTTACATTGATACAATTTTGAATGCTCATCATGATCAAGCCCTTGCTGCTCATTTTGGATTTCACAAAACTTATGCCAGTATTCGAAAAAGATATTTTTGGAGAGGTATGTACAAAGATATTGATAATTGGATTAGATCATGCGTTTCATGTGCTAGTAGAAAAACACCTAAGCATAAAGTAATTGCTCCGTTAATGACCATGGAAGTTCCTGGACCATTTGAGAGAGTAAGTGTCGATATTTTAGGTCCACTTCCTATATCTACTTCAGGCAGTAGATACGTCTTGTGTTTCACGGATCACTGCACAAGGTGGCCAATTTTGGTCCCAATAAAAAATATGGATGCTAGTACTGTagctcactgtttttacaaagagGTGATATGTAATCATGGTTGTCCAAGGTTTCTTCTAAGTGACAGAGGCACAAATTTCCTGTCAAAGCTGATGCTCGAAGTTTGTCGtatcatgacaacaaataaactcaACACCAGTTCATATCATCCTCAGTGTAACGCAGTACAAGAACGTTTTAATGCTGTTATACTAGACACTATTTCTCATTATGTCAATAAGTTTCAAACAGATTGGGATGACTACCTGCCATCAATCCAGTTTGCGTACAGAACCAGTTCTACTGACAACAGCGTAGGATTCAGCCCGTTTTTCTTACTCTACGGAAGAGAAGCAATCTTACCAATGGATGTTGCCTTACTGGAGCCAGAACGTTTAACAGATAGAACCGTGAGAGAACACATCAAGCAACTGGTAACTCAGCTGGAAACGACTAGGGAAATCTCCAAGCATCATCTACAGCAAAATCAACAGACCATGAAAAAGCGGTATGATCAACACGCCACTGATGTCCAATATCAG AATGGAATTCAGAGGGTACCCTCCCCCATGAACTTAGGATCTTCTAGTTCTTTCATCTTACTGGACTTGACGACAGCTACTTGTTCGATTAGCGGAGTATGCATATCCGCGCGGGATGCATATGCTTCTTAG
- the LOC140145471 gene encoding uncharacterized protein isoform X1 — MEIIIHCSVFIAILAAFPVFCSDILDNATLVEPMPEQESPPIVTMSKYEGHFKESYSGKPEENLELFLARFELNSQLRDFADAKKHLALNLRLKGNASIWVSTLPDGQKDTYEHLKAALIEHFQGNDMKWVNESKLSSRIQTEAESLDDYFSDILTLCHRLGKSEQEKLTHFICGLKPNLRAFVISKEPESIDKAVHFARLAQTVTNLPSTPSVNLQEQRKDSFAAKMIRYLEIGDLPDDNKEARNILLESEHYFLHEGGLFHIWSTPAKRHFPERTTVQLYVPYSYIDTILNAHHDQALAAHFGFHKTYASIRKRYFWRGMYKDIDNWIRSCVSCASRKTPKHKVIAPLMTMEVPGPFERVSVDILGPLPISTSGSRYVLCFTDHCTRWPILVPIKNMDASTVAHCFYKEVICNHGCPRFLLSDRGTNFLSKLMLEVCRIMTTNKLNTSSYHPQCNAVQERFNAVILDTISHYVNKFQTDWDDYLPSIQFAYRTSSTDNSVGFSPFFLLYGREAILPMDVALLEPERLTDRTVREHIKQLVTQLETTREISKHHLQQNQQTMKKRYDQHATDVQYQVGDSVFIYFPVTQPGLSKKLCKHWCGPYLIIKQSSPVNFMVRNLENNKLLKAPIHANRMKFAYNRYVRPANNELPVDLQAQAPVAVLDDTDLPKDSFEPLLAKQTVKDSVILPVPGLPAHKKQTDKLYAVEKVIRGKFVNGKLHYLIKWQNFSSKSNSWEPEDHLTDATLDSLKTNPVRIAGKVK; from the exons ATGGAAATAATAATTCATTGCAGTGTATTCATTGCTATTTTAGCCGCTTTcccagtcttttgttcagatatttTGGATAACGCTACGCTTGTTGAACCAATGCCAGAACAAGAGTCACCACCGATAGTCACCATGTCTAAATATGAAGGGCATTTTAAAGAATCGTATTCTGGCAAACCAGAAGAGAATTTAGAATTGTTTTTGGCACGATTTGAATTAAATTCTCAGTTGCGTGATTTCGCAGATGCAAAGAAACACTTGGCCCTTAATCTTAGATTAAAAGGAAATGCATCAATTTGGGTTTCAACTCTGCCAGACGGTCAGAAAGACACATATGAGCATTTAAAGGCAGCATTAATTGAGCATTTTCAGGGTAATGACATGAAATGGGTTAACGAATCGAAATTATCAAGCCGTATTCAAACCGAGGCTGAGTCTCTGGATGACTATTTCTCAGATATCTTGACGCTTTGTCACAGACTAGGTAAATCTGAACAAGAAAAGTTGACTCATTTCATATGTGGTTTAAAACCTAACTTACGTGCTTTTGTTATTTCAAAGGAACCTGAATCTATAGACAAAGCAGTGCATTTTGCACGCCTTGCCCAGACAGTTACGAATCTTCCATCCACCCCATCAGTGAACTTG CAGGAACAAAGAAAAGACTCCTTTGCAGCCAAGATGATCAGATACCTTGAGATAGGCGATCTCCCAGATGACAACAAAGAAGCTCGTAATATACTGCTAGAGTCTGAACATTATTTCTTACATGAAGGTGGGTTATTTCATATCTGGTCCACTCCAGCAAAACGTCATTTTCCTGAAAGGACCACTGTACAATTGTATGTACCGTATAGTTACATTGATACAATTTTGAATGCTCATCATGATCAAGCCCTTGCTGCTCATTTTGGATTTCACAAAACTTATGCCAGTATTCGAAAAAGATATTTTTGGAGAGGTATGTACAAAGATATTGATAATTGGATTAGATCATGCGTTTCATGTGCTAGTAGAAAAACACCTAAGCATAAAGTAATTGCTCCGTTAATGACCATGGAAGTTCCTGGACCATTTGAGAGAGTAAGTGTCGATATTTTAGGTCCACTTCCTATATCTACTTCAGGCAGTAGATACGTCTTGTGTTTCACGGATCACTGCACAAGGTGGCCAATTTTGGTCCCAATAAAAAATATGGATGCTAGTACTGTagctcactgtttttacaaagagGTGATATGTAATCATGGTTGTCCAAGGTTTCTTCTAAGTGACAGAGGCACAAATTTCCTGTCAAAGCTGATGCTCGAAGTTTGTCGtatcatgacaacaaataaactcaACACCAGTTCATATCATCCTCAGTGTAACGCAGTACAAGAACGTTTTAATGCTGTTATACTAGACACTATTTCTCATTATGTCAATAAGTTTCAAACAGATTGGGATGACTACCTGCCATCAATCCAGTTTGCGTACAGAACCAGTTCTACTGACAACAGCGTAGGATTCAGCCCGTTTTTCTTACTCTACGGAAGAGAAGCAATCTTACCAATGGATGTTGCCTTACTGGAGCCAGAACGTTTAACAGATAGAACCGTGAGAGAACACATCAAGCAACTGGTAACTCAGCTGGAAACGACTAGGGAAATCTCCAAGCATCATCTACAGCAAAATCAACAGACCATGAAAAAGCGGTATGATCAACACGCCACTGATGTCCAATATCAGGTAGGAGACAGTGTATTCATATATTTCCCAGTAACACAACCAGGATTGTCCAAGAAACTGTGCAAACATTGGTGCGGCCCATACTTGATTATAAAACAATCAAGTCCGGTGAATTTCATGGTTAGAAATCTTGAGAACAATAAACTCTTGAAGGCGCCTATACATGCAAATAGAATGAAATTTGCATATAACCGGTATGTTCGCCCTGCAAATAATGAACTTCCTGTAGACCTTCAAGCTCAAGCACCTGTAGCAGTATTGGATGACACAGATCTTCCAAAAGACTCATTTGAGCCCTTACTGGCTAAACAAACTGTCAAAGATTCAGTTATTTTACCTGTGCCGGGATTACCTGCACATAAGAAACAAACTGACAAACTGTATGCAGTAGAAAAAGTCATCAGAGGAAAATTCGTCAACGGTAAACTGCATTACCTGATTAAGTGGCAGAACTTTTCAAGCAAGTCTAATTCATGGGAACCTGAAGACCATCTTACTGATGCCACTCTGGACTCTTTGAAGACAAATCCTGTCAGGATAGCaggaaaagtgaaataa
- the LOC140145471 gene encoding uncharacterized protein isoform X2, translating into MEIIIHCSVFIAILAAFPVFCSDILDNATLVEPMPEQESPPIVTMSKYEGHFKESYSGKPEENLELFLARFELNSQLRDFADAKKHLALNLRLKGNASIWVSTLPDGQKDTYEHLKAALIEHFQGNDMKWVNESKLSSRIQTEAESLDDYFSDILTLCHRLGKSEQEKLTHFICGLKPNLRAFVISKEPESIDKAVHFARLAQTVTNLPSTPSVNLEQRKDSFAAKMIRYLEIGDLPDDNKEARNILLESEHYFLHEGGLFHIWSTPAKRHFPERTTVQLYVPYSYIDTILNAHHDQALAAHFGFHKTYASIRKRYFWRGMYKDIDNWIRSCVSCASRKTPKHKVIAPLMTMEVPGPFERVSVDILGPLPISTSGSRYVLCFTDHCTRWPILVPIKNMDASTVAHCFYKEVICNHGCPRFLLSDRGTNFLSKLMLEVCRIMTTNKLNTSSYHPQCNAVQERFNAVILDTISHYVNKFQTDWDDYLPSIQFAYRTSSTDNSVGFSPFFLLYGREAILPMDVALLEPERLTDRTVREHIKQLVTQLETTREISKHHLQQNQQTMKKRYDQHATDVQYQVGDSVFIYFPVTQPGLSKKLCKHWCGPYLIIKQSSPVNFMVRNLENNKLLKAPIHANRMKFAYNRYVRPANNELPVDLQAQAPVAVLDDTDLPKDSFEPLLAKQTVKDSVILPVPGLPAHKKQTDKLYAVEKVIRGKFVNGKLHYLIKWQNFSSKSNSWEPEDHLTDATLDSLKTNPVRIAGKVK; encoded by the exons ATGGAAATAATAATTCATTGCAGTGTATTCATTGCTATTTTAGCCGCTTTcccagtcttttgttcagatatttTGGATAACGCTACGCTTGTTGAACCAATGCCAGAACAAGAGTCACCACCGATAGTCACCATGTCTAAATATGAAGGGCATTTTAAAGAATCGTATTCTGGCAAACCAGAAGAGAATTTAGAATTGTTTTTGGCACGATTTGAATTAAATTCTCAGTTGCGTGATTTCGCAGATGCAAAGAAACACTTGGCCCTTAATCTTAGATTAAAAGGAAATGCATCAATTTGGGTTTCAACTCTGCCAGACGGTCAGAAAGACACATATGAGCATTTAAAGGCAGCATTAATTGAGCATTTTCAGGGTAATGACATGAAATGGGTTAACGAATCGAAATTATCAAGCCGTATTCAAACCGAGGCTGAGTCTCTGGATGACTATTTCTCAGATATCTTGACGCTTTGTCACAGACTAGGTAAATCTGAACAAGAAAAGTTGACTCATTTCATATGTGGTTTAAAACCTAACTTACGTGCTTTTGTTATTTCAAAGGAACCTGAATCTATAGACAAAGCAGTGCATTTTGCACGCCTTGCCCAGACAGTTACGAATCTTCCATCCACCCCATCAGTGAACTTG GAACAAAGAAAAGACTCCTTTGCAGCCAAGATGATCAGATACCTTGAGATAGGCGATCTCCCAGATGACAACAAAGAAGCTCGTAATATACTGCTAGAGTCTGAACATTATTTCTTACATGAAGGTGGGTTATTTCATATCTGGTCCACTCCAGCAAAACGTCATTTTCCTGAAAGGACCACTGTACAATTGTATGTACCGTATAGTTACATTGATACAATTTTGAATGCTCATCATGATCAAGCCCTTGCTGCTCATTTTGGATTTCACAAAACTTATGCCAGTATTCGAAAAAGATATTTTTGGAGAGGTATGTACAAAGATATTGATAATTGGATTAGATCATGCGTTTCATGTGCTAGTAGAAAAACACCTAAGCATAAAGTAATTGCTCCGTTAATGACCATGGAAGTTCCTGGACCATTTGAGAGAGTAAGTGTCGATATTTTAGGTCCACTTCCTATATCTACTTCAGGCAGTAGATACGTCTTGTGTTTCACGGATCACTGCACAAGGTGGCCAATTTTGGTCCCAATAAAAAATATGGATGCTAGTACTGTagctcactgtttttacaaagagGTGATATGTAATCATGGTTGTCCAAGGTTTCTTCTAAGTGACAGAGGCACAAATTTCCTGTCAAAGCTGATGCTCGAAGTTTGTCGtatcatgacaacaaataaactcaACACCAGTTCATATCATCCTCAGTGTAACGCAGTACAAGAACGTTTTAATGCTGTTATACTAGACACTATTTCTCATTATGTCAATAAGTTTCAAACAGATTGGGATGACTACCTGCCATCAATCCAGTTTGCGTACAGAACCAGTTCTACTGACAACAGCGTAGGATTCAGCCCGTTTTTCTTACTCTACGGAAGAGAAGCAATCTTACCAATGGATGTTGCCTTACTGGAGCCAGAACGTTTAACAGATAGAACCGTGAGAGAACACATCAAGCAACTGGTAACTCAGCTGGAAACGACTAGGGAAATCTCCAAGCATCATCTACAGCAAAATCAACAGACCATGAAAAAGCGGTATGATCAACACGCCACTGATGTCCAATATCAGGTAGGAGACAGTGTATTCATATATTTCCCAGTAACACAACCAGGATTGTCCAAGAAACTGTGCAAACATTGGTGCGGCCCATACTTGATTATAAAACAATCAAGTCCGGTGAATTTCATGGTTAGAAATCTTGAGAACAATAAACTCTTGAAGGCGCCTATACATGCAAATAGAATGAAATTTGCATATAACCGGTATGTTCGCCCTGCAAATAATGAACTTCCTGTAGACCTTCAAGCTCAAGCACCTGTAGCAGTATTGGATGACACAGATCTTCCAAAAGACTCATTTGAGCCCTTACTGGCTAAACAAACTGTCAAAGATTCAGTTATTTTACCTGTGCCGGGATTACCTGCACATAAGAAACAAACTGACAAACTGTATGCAGTAGAAAAAGTCATCAGAGGAAAATTCGTCAACGGTAAACTGCATTACCTGATTAAGTGGCAGAACTTTTCAAGCAAGTCTAATTCATGGGAACCTGAAGACCATCTTACTGATGCCACTCTGGACTCTTTGAAGACAAATCCTGTCAGGATAGCaggaaaagtgaaataa